From a single Vitis vinifera cultivar Pinot Noir 40024 chromosome 18, ASM3070453v1 genomic region:
- the LOC104882784 gene encoding G-type lectin S-receptor-like serine/threonine-protein kinase At1g61370 produces MRLLSKTSKKRDIVYPLLHDLCDDYGRCGDNRICRINDRLICECLEGFVPKSQEEWEFQNWTSGCIKRTHLDCQKGEGFMELEELMNGSSEIKKRLVVVVVSSTASGVFMLSLVLWFMVRKRKKRSSETENEDLEQQLFDLATTSSATNNFSDSNLIGNGGFEPIYKGTLATGQEIAVKRLSNNSGQGFQEFKNEVILIVKLQHHNFVRLLGYCVEEERMLIYQYMPNKSLDCFIFGLKLLAQKRGTT; encoded by the exons ATGCGCTTGTTGAGCAAAACCAGCAAGAAGCGGGATATTGTGTATCCACTGCTGCATGATTTGTGCGATGACTATGGCCGTTGTGGTGATAACAGAATTTGTAGAATTAACGATAGGCTTATTTGTGAGTGCTTGGAAGGGTTTGTTCCAAAATCACAGGAGGAATGGGAATTTCAAAATTGGACCAGTGGCTGCATTAAGAGGACACATTTAGACTGCCAAAAGGGAGAAGGATTTATGGAACTTGAAG AGTTGATGAATGGTTCCAGTGAAATCAAGAAACGCTTGGTGGTTGTGGTGGTCTCATCTACTGCTTCTGGAGTTTTCATGTTGAGCTTGGTACTCTGGTTTATGGTtcggaagagaaagaaaagaa GTTCAGAAACAGAAAATGAAGACCTGGAGCAGCAGTTGTTTGATCTGGCTACTACTTCAAGTGCTACTAATAACTTCTCTGATTCAAATTTGATTGGGAATGGTGGTTTTGAACCAATTTACAAG GGTACCCTAGCGACAGGACAAGAAATTGCAGTAAAAAGGCTTTCAAACAATTCAGGACAAGGCTTTCAAGAGTTCAAGAATGAAGTTATTTTGATTGTCAAACTTCAACATCACAATTTTGTGAGGCTTTTGGGTTATTGCGTGGAAGAAGAAAGAATGCTCATCTATCAGTATATGCCCAACAAAAGCTTGGACTGTTTTATTTTTGGTCTGAAACTCTTAGCCCAAAAAAGGGGAACGACATAA